The Pseudomonas graminis region CCGAAGCGTTGGCCGAAGAGATGCCCGAGCAGTTCGATGTCGTGACCTGCCTGGAAATGCTCGAGCATGTGCCGGACCCTTCGTCAGTGATTCGCGCCTGCTACCAGATGGTCAAGCCGGGCGGTCAGGTGTTTTTCTCCACCATCAACCGCAACCCGAAGGCTTACCTGTTCGCCATCATCGGCGCCGAATACATCATGAACCTGCTGCCGCGCGGCACCCATGACTTCAAGAAATTCATCCGCCCGTCCGAGCTGGGCGCGTGGAGCCGCGATGCCGGCCTGCAGGTCAAGGACATCACCGGCCTGACCTACAACCCGCTGACCAAGCACTACAAGCTGGCGTCCGATGTCGACGTCAATTACATGATCCAGACGTTGCGAGGGGTCTGAGCCATGCGCCTGAGGGCAGTTCTCTTCGACATGGACGGCACGCTGCTCGACACCGCGCCGGATTTCATTGCGATCTGCCAGGCGATGCTGGCCGAACGCGGCTTTCCGCGTGTGGACGACAAACTGATTCGCGATGAAATCTCCGGCGGTGCCAGGGCCATGGTCTCGGCGGCGTTCGCCATGTCCCCTGACGCGCCGGAATTCGAGGCGCTGCGACTGGAATTTCTGGCGCGCTACCAGACTGATTGCGCAGTGCACAGCAAGCTGTTCGACGGCATGGCCGAGTTGCTGGCGGACATCGAAAAAGCCAACCTGATCTGGGGCGTGGTGACCAACAAACCGGTGCGCTTCGCCCAGCCGATCATGGAGCAGCTGGGTTTGTCGGAGCGCTCTGCGCTGCTGATCTGCCCGGACCATGTGACCAAGAGCAAGCCCGACCCGGAGCCGCTGTTGCTGGCCTGCAAGATGCTCGATCTGGACCCGGCCAGCGTGTTGTTCGTGGGCGATGACCTGCGTGACATCGAATCCGGCCGCGACGCCGGGACCAAGACCGCCGCCGTTCGCTATGGCTATATCCATCCCCACGACAACCCCGATCATTGGGGCGCGGACGTGGTGGTGAATCACCCGCTGGAGCTGCGCCGGGTGCTGGACGATGCGTTGTGCAGCTGCTGATTTGAGGCCGAATGCAAATCCCTTGCGGGACGATCGAGGTCGCGCTCCATCTTGCTCGCGAAGACGACGGTACGTCCGTCGCATCTTTAGTGGATCCAGAATACATTCGCGAGCAAGCTCGCTCCCACAGTAATGCCGCCAGCCACACACTGCGTTTTACCGCTTGAGTATGTGTGATGAAGGAGCCCTCATGTTTAATTATTCCGCCCGCCCCGATCTGCTCAAGGACCGGGTAATCCTGGTCACCGGCGCCGGCCGTGGCATCGGTGCCGCCGCCGCGAGAACCTACGCCGCCCACGGTGCAACGGTCTTGCTGCTGGGCAGGACCGAATCGAACCTGAGCGCGCTGTATGACGAGATCGAGGCCGCCGGACATCCGCAGCCCGTTGTCATTCCGTTCGACCTCGAGACTGCCCTGCCCCATCAATACGATGAACTCGCCGCGATGATCGAAGACGAGTTCGGTCGGCTAGACGGTGTATTGCACAATGCCTCGATCATCGGCCCGCGCACGCCGATCGAACAGCTCACTGGTGAGCAGTTCATGCAAGTCATGCACGTCAACGTCAACGCCACCTTCATGCTGACCACTGCGTTGCTGCCTCTGCTCAAGCTCTCGGGTGACGCATCCATTGCGTTCACCTCCAGCAGCGTCGGGCGCAAAGGCCGCGCGTATTGGGGCGCCTATGGTGTGTCCAAGTTCGCCACCGAGGGGCTGATGCAGACGCTGGCCGATGAAATCGACGGGCTGGGGTCGCTACGCGCCAATAGCATCAATCCGGGCGCAACCCGCACTGACATGCGCGCCCAGGCGTACCCGGCCGAGGACCCGACCAACAACCCGACGCCGGAAGAGATCATGCCGGTGTACCTGTACCTGATGGGCCCGGATAGCAAGGGCATCAACGGGCAGGCACTGGATGCGCAGACCCGCTGAACCCGGCTGTGCGTTCGTCGCAGCTCATGGGAGCGAGCGCACTGACGCTGCGCTCCCTCATCTGAATATCTAGTGGCGCCGGGTGCCCTCCACTCGGCAGTTTCCTGTCGTCTTGTATCGCCCAATGCGTTCGGAATCGATACGTAAGTCAAATCCAAGGCGCCGAAAGGTACCAAACCTGTCACAATCCGCCGCAACTTATTGATTGACAATGCTTTTCTCGCAGGCAGTCGAATTGGCACGAGTTTCGCTCTCTCCATTTCAAGCCCGTAGAGGCGAAGGAGCGGAACCATGAGTTTTCCAACCACCACCAATGCCATAGATTTCGACAGCGCCCGGCTGCAACGCCATGGTTTCGCGCCGCAGCACAGCCTCGTCCGGCCTGCCCTCGATTACGAGCAGCTCCGGCGTCAGCTCGACCTGCAACTGCAGACCAGCCTTGAAGCGGACAAGATCCTGTCGATGCTCTTCCAGAGCATTCAGCAGCTCATCCCGCTGAATGCCCTTAACTTCAAACACCTGCCCACTGATCTGCGTCTGGAGCTCGGCGAACGCGCCCGGCATAACGCCACGTACAGCATGACCCACGAAGGCAAACAACTTGGCGAGCTTTCGTTCCAGCGTGATCATCGTTTCGCCGAGCACGAGCTGGAGCAACTCGAATCGTTGCTGTCGAGCTTGCTCTATCCCCTGCGCAATGCCCTGCTGTACCGCCATGCCAGCCTGAGTGCGCTGCGTGACCCGCTGACCGGCGCCGGTAACCGGATTGCCATGGAACAGTCACTCATTCGAGAGTTCGAAATCGCACGCCGCCAGCAGCAACCGCTATCGGTGCTGATGCTGGACATCGACCACTTCAAGGGCATCAACGACACCCATGGCCATGCCACCGGCGACGAAGTGCTGCGGGCCGTGACCAACGCGGTCAAGGATCGCCTGCGCAATATCGATCAGGTGTTCAGATTTGGCGGTGAGGAATTTCTCATCGTGCTGACCAACACCAGTCGTGAGTCAGCCGCGCTGGTGGGCGAACGCCTGCGCAGTGCGGCACTGCAACTCAGTTATCCGGTGACAGGACGGCCTCTGGATCTGACCGTCAGCCTCGGTTGCTCGACGCTGCTGCCGGGCGAATCGTCCGACAGCATGTTGCGCCGCGCTGACACGGCCCTGTACGCCGCCAAGCGTAAGGGCCGCAACCGCCTGGAGATGGCGGGCTGATCGATCAGGCGCGGGCAGGTATCCGGTGTTCCCGGACCGAGCCGTTACCTTCCTGGGATCGTTCCAGCGTCATGCACCGCTCAAGGAACAGAAACATGTACTCGTAGCTTTTGCAGACCGCCATTCGCAGGTCGCTCTGCAATTGCTCGCTGGGATTGTTGCCGGCCAGGGTGCAGATGATTTCCAGCGCTTCCCAAGGGTGGGAATCGTCGTACTGCGCATGCATCTTCAGCCACTTCATCGCCCGCTTTCGTGTGTCCGGCGGGAACATGTCCGCGTAGGTGTCCTGGGAACAGACGACCGCCGACCATTCACCGGTGGCACCTTCGATGGCGTAGTTGGTCGCCGCGATGGCGACTACCAGTGAATCCGACGAACAACTGTGCCAGCACCAGTGATTCAGCGCATGGAGTTCCGAGGGCACCAACTGCGCCTGCAAGTCTTCCAGCGTCACCCCGTGGGCGGCGCTCCAGTTGACCCAGTAATCGGCGTGGTTGAGTTCGACCCGAATATTGCGCATCAACCATCGTCGCGCCATGTCTTCACCCGGGTGTCGGGCGAATCGGGTTTTGGTCAGGTTATGCGCCATATAGACCGCGAACTGTTCGACGACCGGCCAGCCCCCAATGAGGTACTGGCGCATGGTCTTAGAACTGAGCCGCCCGTCACGCATGCGTTGATAAAGTTCATGCCCTACCACCTTGGCCTTGGCGTCACTGCAATCGTCAATCAATTGCTGTGCCCAAGCGGGGTAACTGCTGGCATCCATCAGCGGACCGGTTCTAATGAACATATCGATCACTGTGTAGCTCCTTATGTAAGTTGCGTAGGGTGCGTTCAGCGAAAAGTCCCGGGAGCGCTGAACAACAGTGGGGTCTGCCTCGCGGGCCGTGCGTGCAGACATTCACAGGTGAATAATTGCGGTCGCTCGATAACGTACCCCTGAGCGTAGTCCACACCGATTTCCAATAACGCCTGCTCTATCTGGGGGCTTTCGACGAACTCGGCGATCGTCTGTTTGCCCATTACGTGCCCGATATGGTTGATCACTTCCACCATCGCCCGGTTGACCGGATCGTCGAGCATGTCTTTTACGAAACTGCCATCAATCTTCAGGAAGTCCACAGGCAAGTGCTTCAGGTAAGCGAATGACGACATGCCTGCACAGAAGTCATCCAGAGAGAAACGGCATCCCAGACTTTTAAGTTCATTGATGAACCGAATGGCGCTGCCCAAATTGGCGATCGCACTGGTTTCGGTGATTTCAAAACAGATAAGTTCAGGAGGGATTGCGTAGATCTGGAACTGCTGTCGCAAATATTCAAGAAATGCGTCGTCGCCAATGCTGGTCCCGGACAGGTTGATCGCACACACCGCCATCGGCCCCTTGTGGTGCCCGGCCTTGAGGCAGTCGGCAATGATCATGAAGACGTGCTGCACGACCCAGCGATCCAGTGTGGTCATCATGCCGTAGCGTTCTGCGGCGGGGATGAAGCTGTCGGGCAGGATCATCCGCCCGGACTCGTCCCGCAGCCGCAGCAGAATCTCGATATGGCCGTTGCTTTGCTCGGCGTTGCGACCCAGCGCTGCGATTTCCTGGGAATACAGGCAGAAGCGATTCTCTTCGAGGGCCATGTGCAGGCGCTGAATCCACGCCATTTCACCAAAGCGGGTGGACAGATCGGAGTCGTCGTCGTGGTAGACCTGAACCCGGTTGCGACCTTTTTCCTTGGCCATGTAGCAGGCCATGTCGGCGGCGCGCAGCGAGGCTTCCAGGGTGGTCGGGACCTCGTCGATGTGCACCAGGCCAATGCTGACCGTGGTCACAAACGGCCGGCCTTTCCAGACAAAATGCAGGCTTTCCACAGTTTGCCGCAGACTTTCGGCGACCCGTTCGGCGTCCTCCGGCGCGCAATGTTCGAGGAGGATGCCGAACTCGTCACCGCCCAGTCGCGCCAGGGTGTCACCCTCCCGCACGCCCTGCTGCAACAGCGTGCAAATGTGCCGCAGCAACTCATCACCCGCCGCATGACCGCTGGTGTCGTTGACCAGCTTGAACTGGTCAAGATCCAGAAATAACAGTGCATGCCGCGCGGGCTGCTCCACCAGATTGTTGAGGGCCAGTTCCAGGCGGTATTCGAACTCGCGGCGGTTCGCCAGCCCGGTCAGGGCATCGTGGGTCGCTTGCCAGGACAGGTTGGCGATGTACTGCCGCTCCTGGGTCATGTCGTGCAGCACCAGCACCGCGCCACTGACCTTGCCTTCGGCGCGAATCGGCGAGCCGACCAGCGCGACCGACACAGTGCTGCCGTCCAGGCGCTGAATCAGTCGTGAGCTTTCGCTGCCGCCGCCCAAATTGCCACTGAGCATGCGCTCGATCAGGGTCGAGGTGTCTTTCTGGTCATTCTCGTCGAGCAGGCTGAACAACGCGGCCAGCGGCAGGCCGGCCGCCTGCTCGTTTTTCCAGTGAGTCATGAGTTCGGCGGCGGGATTCATATAGACGATGGAGCCGTCGACATCGGTGGTGATGACACCATCACCGATGGACTCGAGGGTAATTTGCGCGCGCTCCTTTTCCATCTGCAGCGCGACCGCGAAGGCATGGCGCTGCTCCAGCAACTTATGGGTGCGCAGCAGCGCCAGGATGATCAGGCACAGCGCGGTGGCGAGGTTGACCACCAGCAGAATTCGCAGGATGACCCGCGAGCCCTCGCCCAGCGCGTCGCTGAAGGCCATGGCCGCGGGCGTGACGCCTTCGTTGATGGCGCTGATGCGCTGCCGCCACCCCAGGACCTCGCTATTGGTGACGTTGCCTTCCTGAATCCGCGCGTGCATTTCCCGGGCGACTTCATCGAGCTGGACCAGGTAGTTGTCACCGACCTTCCACAGGTCAATGGCCTTTTCCAGGTAGCTGAAGTGCTGAAAATTCAGATAAAGCCAGATGATGCTCTGGGCATCGTCAGGGTGGTTGCCACCTTGCAGAATCCCGGCCTTGGCGCGCGCGATGTCGGGCACCGGCTGATCCATGGCCAGGCGCAGGTCATGGCCGCCCTGGGGAATGGCAATGGCTTTTTGGTATTTCAGGTAATTAATGTCGTCGCGGCTGTTGGCGTAGAGATTCAGGTAGTAAATGGCGTCTTTCTGGCCCTTCGACCACAGGCTCTCCCCGCCAATGTAGCTGCGCACCGCCGACATCATGTACAGGCTGACGCAGCCGAGCAGTGCCTGTAACAGCACAACGGCGATAAATGGCCATACGATGCCCAGAAGGCGAGGCTTCTCGAGAATCCGCTTTTGCTTCATGGTGTCCCTTTGATCAGCACTGCCAGATACTCAGCCCCCCTGCCAGGCAACCTTCCTGGAGCCTGAGGGACTTCGCTAATTTCCACGATGCAGCAGACAATCTCTCACATCCATTACAGGACGTAACCAGCCAATTGAGTGGAGAGACGTAAACATGACGCTTCTCACATTTCCGGCGGGCGTCGACGCGAAGCATAGCCCAACAATTGACGTGTTCCAGTGGCGATACGCCATTTCGCCACGAACCTCTGGAAACCCACAGGCTGAGTCACACCTGTTGCAGGTGTCCGTAGAGCCTGGCGTACAACCCGCCGTCTGCAATCAGCTGCTGATGGTCACCGTCCTCGGCAATGCGCCCGCCATCGAACACCAGTACCCGATCCGCCTGTTTCACTGCCGACAGTCGGTGGGCAATGATCAGCGTGGTGCGGCCACTTAAAAAACGGTTCAGCGCCTGATGCAGGTTGTACTCGGTGGCAGCGTCCAGGGCAGAAGTAGCCTCGTCGAGAATCACCACCTTGGGGTCAGCCAGGACCATGCGCGCAATGGCCAGCCGTTGTCGCTGGCCACCAGACAACCGAACACCCGAGCGCCCGACCACACTGTCCAGCCCGAGGGGCAGCGCGCGGATCGTGGCATCCATCTGCGCGATTTCCAGCGCCTGCCAACAGGCGCTGTCGTCCTGCTCGCGACCCATCAGCAGGTTGGCGCGGACGGTGTCGTTGAACAGCGCCGGATGCTGCAGCACCACCGCGACGTTCTCGCGCACGGTGTCCAGACCAATCTCCTGCATGCGCGAGCCACCAAAACGAATGACGCCGGATTGGGGGGTGTACAGGCCGAGCAACAACTGGACCAGCGTGCTTTTGCCGCCGCCGCTGGCACCGACAATGGCGACCTTCTCGCCCGGATTGATCGACAAGTCAAGTTGATCGAGGACTAGCTCGTCGTTGTAGCCGAAGCTCAACCCGCGCACGTCAATGCTCACCGTCTGCCGACCCTCGAACGGATTGATTTGTCCCGGGTACTGAGGTTCGTCCGCACGGGCCAGCAGCTCGTTGATCCGGGTCAGCGCGCCGCCCGCCGCATAGTAGGCGTACTGCAGGTTCAGCAGCTGTTCGACGGGACCAATCATGAACCACAGGTAGCTGAACACGGCGAGCATGTGACCGATGGACAGGTCGGAGAACAGCACCGTCAGCATCGCGGCAGCGCGGAAAATGTCGATGCCGAACTGAAACAGCAACCCGCTGGCCCGCCCCGACGCGTCGCTCTTCCATTGAGACGACACCGCGTAATCGCGCACTTCCCGGGCGCGCAGGCCGAGCAATCCGAGGAAATACCCCTGACGGTTGCTGGCGCGGATCTCCTGGATCGCGTCGAGGGTTTCCGTGAGCGCCTGGGTGAAGCGCGAAGTGCTGTCGTTTTCCAGCTTCTTGAGGTGCTTAACGCGCTTGCCGAGTTTCACCGTGGCGAACACCACCAGCGGGTTGAACAGCAGAATCAGCAGCGCCAGTTGCCAGTGCATCCACATCAGGATCGCGGCAGTGCCTGTGAGGGTAAGCATCGCCACGAGAAACTTGCTGAGCGTTTCGCCGACGAATTTGTCGACGGTGTCCAGATCCGTCACCAGGTGCGCGGTGACCGTGCCGCTGCCCAGGCTTTCGTATTCGCTCAACGAGATGCGCTTGAGTCGCCCGATCAGGCGCGTGCGGATGCGGTAGACAATGTTCTTGGCCAGGCCGGCAAACAGCCACGACTGAATCACGTTGAACACCAGCGCGCCCAGGCGCAGGCAGAGTGTCGCCACCAGCATCAGACCGATGTAGCCGACGGGCTTGTGCAGGCTGTCGGGCAGGAACTGATTCATGAAGATCAGCGCCGAATTGCCTTTGCCCAGCAGCACTTCATCGACCAGCAACGGCAATAGCAGCGGTATCGGCACCGAGCAGAGCACGGCCAGAACCGCGACGCCATTGGCCACCCACAGCGATTTCCTGTGCTGCAGGGCAAGGCGGCGGATCTGCGCCCAGTTCAAGCGATCAACGGCGGGATGCTCATCAACCGATGGGGCGGTGCTGCGACGGTCCGGATTCTCGACATCAGGCACTGGCATTACGCTCCAGCCAGCGACCCAGCAAGGGCTCAAGGACATCAAGGGGTTGATAACCGTTGGTCAGCAGCGCCAACTGGCCGTTGTGCTCGGCAAGCAATGTCGGAAAACCCGCGATGCCCAAGTCCTGAACCCAGGAAAAATCCGACGCAGTCGCGGTGTGCTGCTCGACGCTGTCGAAGGCTTCGGCAAACTCGATGCGCGGCAAGCCGGCTTTTTCGGCCAGCTCGGCCAGCACCGAGCCGTGGGTCACGTCGCGGCCGTCCAGGTAAAAGGCCTGCTGGATTTCCTTGACCAGCCGCCAGGCCACGTCCGGCGCCAGACTGCGCGCCGCAACAATCGCTCGGCAGGCAGGCCCGGTGTCGTAGACGAAACCGTCGGGCAAGGCGCCGTCGAAACGGAACGCCTGGCCCGTGGCCTCGTGCACCGCTTGCCAGTGTTCGAGGATGTAGCGTTTGGTCGTCGGTTCCAGCGCCGCGCCACTGCCGGTGCGCAACCCGCCCACCACCAGATGCAACGGCACCCCCGCCGCTCCCGCCTGCTCGACCAATGCTTCGGCCACCGGAGAAAAACCCCAGCACCAGGAACACATCGGGTCCATCACATACAGGAGGCGGGTGGACATGGCTCAGCCCTCGTTGCTTTGAGTTTCAGTGGCCTGGCCGTCGAGCGCACGGTAATTGCGCCCGATCGGGTGCGGCTGATTGCGCGCCTTCGCCAGTTCGATCTGCTTCTGCCGGTCGATGGCGCTGCGGCGGGTTTTTTCGCTCAGTGAATCCCAGCAATGCGGGCAACTGACGCCCGGCGAATAGTGCTCGCTGGCGCGGTCTTCTGCGCTGATCGGTGTGCGGCAGGCGTGACACTGATCGTAGTCGCCTTCGGTCAGGTCGTGGCGCACGGTGACGCGATTGTCGAACACGAAGCAGTCGCCCTGCCAGCGGGTTTCTTCCTGGGGCACTTCTTCCAGGTATTTGAGAATGCCGCCCTTGAGGTGATAGACCTCTTCGAAGCCTTCGCCGAGCATATAGCTGGAGGCCTTCTCACAGCGGATACCGCCGGTGCAGAACATCGCGACTTTCTTATGCTTGGTCGGATCGAAGTGGGCCTTGATGTAGTCCGGAAACTCGCGAAATGAAGTGGTCTTGGGGTCAATCGCGCCTTCGAAGGTGCCGATCGACACTTCGTAATCGTTGCGCGTGTCGATGAGCAGCACTTCAGGGTCAGCAATCAGCGCGTTCCAGTCCTTGGGATCGACGTAGGTGCCCACGGCCTTGTTCGGGTCTACGCCCGGCACGCCGAGGGTCACGATCTCTTTCTTGAGTTTGACCTTGGTGCGGTAGAACGGCTGCTCGTCGCAGTAGGATTCCTTATGGTCGATGTCGACCATGCGCGGATCGTTCTTCAGCCAGGCCATCAAGCCGTCGATGCCCTCGCGGCTGCCGGAGACGGTGCCGTTAATGCCTTCCTCCGCGATCAGCAAGGTGCCCTTGATGCCGTTGTCGACCATCGCCTGCAGCAGGGGCTCACGCAGTGCGACGTAATCGGAAAGGGTGACGAATTTGTACAGCGCCGCGACGACGATGGGTGCGGTTTGGGTCATGTGGCGTCTCCAGGTGGTGACCCTCGCAAAGGGCCTACCGGGTGAATGATTCAGATAAGCGCGTGCCGACCGGGCAACGCGGCGCGGATTCTATCAAGAATCAACGGCGAGCAGTCAGGGAGGTTGAGCGGCCGAAGCTGACGGCTGACCCGACTTGAACGGCCAGTAACGCAAGGCAAAACCAAACCTAACGAATGTTAGGTAGCCTATTGACTCATCCAATTCTGGAGTCTAATGTCTGCCTACCTAACAACTGTTAGGTGAAAAATCTTCCACCACGGGACAGCGCCATGACGACCAGACTGCAGCTATTCACCTCCCCTTCAGCGTTCCCCAATCCGCAGCGGCTACGGCTGTTTATGCACGAAAAAGGCATCGCCGATCAATTCGATGAAACCGTCTATGACATGGCGCCCGGTGGCGAACAACGCGGCTGGCGTCACCTCAACATGAACCCATGGGGCGAAACCCCGACACTCCAGCTGGCAGATGGCAGCTTTATTTCCGAAACAGCGGCCATCGTCCGTTTTCTCGACCAGTCCTATCCCGGCCGCAAGATCATGGGAGAAACTCCGCTGGAGCAGGGCCTGGACAACATGTGGGATAACCGCATCTGGGTGCATATCCTGTATCGCATCGTCACGGCTTTTCACGTCTTGCACACCGGGCTCGGTTTCAAACTGGAACTGACGAAGAATGAGGCATGGGGTGAACACTGCCGCAAGGAGGCACTGATGCACGCTGCCTTGGTGAATCGTCACCTGGCTGATGGTCGCGAATGGCTGTTGGGCGGTGCCGAACCGACGTTTGCCGATGTCACGCTGGCCACCGCGATTGCCTTTTCCAAGTTCCCGGTAAACGCGACCCCGCTGGACGAGCGTTTCGAGCATCTCGATAGCTACTGGCAGCGCTGGCAGAAGCGCCCAAGTTTCCAGGCCGCCTACGCTGATCGCAGCA contains the following coding sequences:
- the ubiG gene encoding bifunctional 2-polyprenyl-6-hydroxyphenol methylase/3-demethylubiquinol 3-O-methyltransferase UbiG, giving the protein MSNVDHAEIAKFEALAHRWWDRNSEFKPLHDINPLRVNWIDERVNLAGKKVLDVGCGGGILSEAMALRGATVTGIDMGEAPLAVAQLHQLESGVSVEYRQITAEALAEEMPEQFDVVTCLEMLEHVPDPSSVIRACYQMVKPGGQVFFSTINRNPKAYLFAIIGAEYIMNLLPRGTHDFKKFIRPSELGAWSRDAGLQVKDITGLTYNPLTKHYKLASDVDVNYMIQTLRGV
- the mupP gene encoding N-acetylmuramic acid 6-phosphate phosphatase MupP, with the protein product MRLRAVLFDMDGTLLDTAPDFIAICQAMLAERGFPRVDDKLIRDEISGGARAMVSAAFAMSPDAPEFEALRLEFLARYQTDCAVHSKLFDGMAELLADIEKANLIWGVVTNKPVRFAQPIMEQLGLSERSALLICPDHVTKSKPDPEPLLLACKMLDLDPASVLFVGDDLRDIESGRDAGTKTAAVRYGYIHPHDNPDHWGADVVVNHPLELRRVLDDALCSC
- a CDS encoding YciK family oxidoreductase, with protein sequence MFNYSARPDLLKDRVILVTGAGRGIGAAAARTYAAHGATVLLLGRTESNLSALYDEIEAAGHPQPVVIPFDLETALPHQYDELAAMIEDEFGRLDGVLHNASIIGPRTPIEQLTGEQFMQVMHVNVNATFMLTTALLPLLKLSGDASIAFTSSSVGRKGRAYWGAYGVSKFATEGLMQTLADEIDGLGSLRANSINPGATRTDMRAQAYPAEDPTNNPTPEEIMPVYLYLMGPDSKGINGQALDAQTR
- a CDS encoding GGDEF domain-containing protein, whose amino-acid sequence is MSFPTTTNAIDFDSARLQRHGFAPQHSLVRPALDYEQLRRQLDLQLQTSLEADKILSMLFQSIQQLIPLNALNFKHLPTDLRLELGERARHNATYSMTHEGKQLGELSFQRDHRFAEHELEQLESLLSSLLYPLRNALLYRHASLSALRDPLTGAGNRIAMEQSLIREFEIARRQQQPLSVLMLDIDHFKGINDTHGHATGDEVLRAVTNAVKDRLRNIDQVFRFGGEEFLIVLTNTSRESAALVGERLRSAALQLSYPVTGRPLDLTVSLGCSTLLPGESSDSMLRRADTALYAAKRKGRNRLEMAG
- a CDS encoding TenA family transcriptional regulator, with the protein product MIDMFIRTGPLMDASSYPAWAQQLIDDCSDAKAKVVGHELYQRMRDGRLSSKTMRQYLIGGWPVVEQFAVYMAHNLTKTRFARHPGEDMARRWLMRNIRVELNHADYWVNWSAAHGVTLEDLQAQLVPSELHALNHWCWHSCSSDSLVVAIAATNYAIEGATGEWSAVVCSQDTYADMFPPDTRKRAMKWLKMHAQYDDSHPWEALEIICTLAGNNPSEQLQSDLRMAVCKSYEYMFLFLERCMTLERSQEGNGSVREHRIPARA
- a CDS encoding EAL domain-containing protein gives rise to the protein MKQKRILEKPRLLGIVWPFIAVVLLQALLGCVSLYMMSAVRSYIGGESLWSKGQKDAIYYLNLYANSRDDINYLKYQKAIAIPQGGHDLRLAMDQPVPDIARAKAGILQGGNHPDDAQSIIWLYLNFQHFSYLEKAIDLWKVGDNYLVQLDEVAREMHARIQEGNVTNSEVLGWRQRISAINEGVTPAAMAFSDALGEGSRVILRILLVVNLATALCLIILALLRTHKLLEQRHAFAVALQMEKERAQITLESIGDGVITTDVDGSIVYMNPAAELMTHWKNEQAAGLPLAALFSLLDENDQKDTSTLIERMLSGNLGGGSESSRLIQRLDGSTVSVALVGSPIRAEGKVSGAVLVLHDMTQERQYIANLSWQATHDALTGLANRREFEYRLELALNNLVEQPARHALLFLDLDQFKLVNDTSGHAAGDELLRHICTLLQQGVREGDTLARLGGDEFGILLEHCAPEDAERVAESLRQTVESLHFVWKGRPFVTTVSIGLVHIDEVPTTLEASLRAADMACYMAKEKGRNRVQVYHDDDSDLSTRFGEMAWIQRLHMALEENRFCLYSQEIAALGRNAEQSNGHIEILLRLRDESGRMILPDSFIPAAERYGMMTTLDRWVVQHVFMIIADCLKAGHHKGPMAVCAINLSGTSIGDDAFLEYLRQQFQIYAIPPELICFEITETSAIANLGSAIRFINELKSLGCRFSLDDFCAGMSSFAYLKHLPVDFLKIDGSFVKDMLDDPVNRAMVEVINHIGHVMGKQTIAEFVESPQIEQALLEIGVDYAQGYVIERPQLFTCECLHARPARQTPLLFSAPGTFR
- a CDS encoding ABC transporter ATP-binding protein, whose product is MPVPDVENPDRRSTAPSVDEHPAVDRLNWAQIRRLALQHRKSLWVANGVAVLAVLCSVPIPLLLPLLVDEVLLGKGNSALIFMNQFLPDSLHKPVGYIGLMLVATLCLRLGALVFNVIQSWLFAGLAKNIVYRIRTRLIGRLKRISLSEYESLGSGTVTAHLVTDLDTVDKFVGETLSKFLVAMLTLTGTAAILMWMHWQLALLILLFNPLVVFATVKLGKRVKHLKKLENDSTSRFTQALTETLDAIQEIRASNRQGYFLGLLGLRAREVRDYAVSSQWKSDASGRASGLLFQFGIDIFRAAAMLTVLFSDLSIGHMLAVFSYLWFMIGPVEQLLNLQYAYYAAGGALTRINELLARADEPQYPGQINPFEGRQTVSIDVRGLSFGYNDELVLDQLDLSINPGEKVAIVGASGGGKSTLVQLLLGLYTPQSGVIRFGGSRMQEIGLDTVRENVAVVLQHPALFNDTVRANLLMGREQDDSACWQALEIAQMDATIRALPLGLDSVVGRSGVRLSGGQRQRLAIARMVLADPKVVILDEATSALDAATEYNLHQALNRFLSGRTTLIIAHRLSAVKQADRVLVFDGGRIAEDGDHQQLIADGGLYARLYGHLQQV
- a CDS encoding DsbA family protein, with translation MSTRLLYVMDPMCSWCWGFSPVAEALVEQAGAAGVPLHLVVGGLRTGSGAALEPTTKRYILEHWQAVHEATGQAFRFDGALPDGFVYDTGPACRAIVAARSLAPDVAWRLVKEIQQAFYLDGRDVTHGSVLAELAEKAGLPRIEFAEAFDSVEQHTATASDFSWVQDLGIAGFPTLLAEHNGQLALLTNGYQPLDVLEPLLGRWLERNASA
- the trhO gene encoding oxygen-dependent tRNA uridine(34) hydroxylase TrhO; amino-acid sequence: MTQTAPIVVAALYKFVTLSDYVALREPLLQAMVDNGIKGTLLIAEEGINGTVSGSREGIDGLMAWLKNDPRMVDIDHKESYCDEQPFYRTKVKLKKEIVTLGVPGVDPNKAVGTYVDPKDWNALIADPEVLLIDTRNDYEVSIGTFEGAIDPKTTSFREFPDYIKAHFDPTKHKKVAMFCTGGIRCEKASSYMLGEGFEEVYHLKGGILKYLEEVPQEETRWQGDCFVFDNRVTVRHDLTEGDYDQCHACRTPISAEDRASEHYSPGVSCPHCWDSLSEKTRRSAIDRQKQIELAKARNQPHPIGRNYRALDGQATETQSNEG
- a CDS encoding glutathione S-transferase family protein; this encodes MTTRLQLFTSPSAFPNPQRLRLFMHEKGIADQFDETVYDMAPGGEQRGWRHLNMNPWGETPTLQLADGSFISETAAIVRFLDQSYPGRKIMGETPLEQGLDNMWDNRIWVHILYRIVTAFHVLHTGLGFKLELTKNEAWGEHCRKEALMHAALVNRHLADGREWLLGGAEPTFADVTLATAIAFSKFPVNATPLDERFEHLDSYWQRWQKRPSFQAAYADRSSGIPELDSPSA